In Pogoniulus pusillus isolate bPogPus1 chromosome 2, bPogPus1.pri, whole genome shotgun sequence, the following are encoded in one genomic region:
- the PLCD4 gene encoding 1-phosphatidylinositol 4,5-bisphosphate phosphodiesterase delta-4, giving the protein MASLLCNARIQLTDTLEQMQQGTLMRKVKSKSWKKQRYFKLQDDCMTIWYQSKRTGKTESAFSISDVETVREGHQSEVLQSLAEEFPPERCFTIVFYGRRGNLDLIAGSAEEAQCWVQGLRQLIEVATSMDQREKIDQWIRDWFQKADKNKDGRMNFKEVQRLLKMMNVDMNEDHALRLFQDADKSESGTLEGEEFVLFYKALTQREEVLSLFQDFSEDGKKLTLLELVDFLRQEQLEDEGTEELAMELIDKYEPSETARARHVLSADGFLMYLCSPEGSIFNPQHRALWQDMSQPLCHYFISSSHNTYLIEDQIRGHSSIEGYIRALKRGCRCLEVDCWDGPNGEPVVYHGHTFTSKIPFREVVSTLGKYAFKTSDYPVILSLENHCSMEQQEVLAQQLKTILGEQLLTTTIDGRVPAQLPSPEDLKHKILLKGKKIGRLEDVLDGPEDEAHDVSDDDNGAEAEEEKRRMKKDKETLAQVLSDCVVYCKNVSFRGFQEARGRSRPSEISSLSEAKARKLIRDAGNEFVRHNSWQLTRIYPSGMRTDSSNYSPQEMWNVGCQIVALNFQTAGMEMDLCDGLFSQNGCCGYVLKPPFMRDEETLFNPSDPGSREGPGPITLTIQVISGQQLPKVSNSKEGAIIDPLVRVEIHGVPADQAHQETKYIENNGFNPRWDETLQFQLHVPELALVRFVVEDYDKTSRNDFVGQFTLAFSNIKPGYRHIHLLSKDGTHIPPSSLFVHVRISKPPDPEQDSS; this is encoded by the exons ATGGCATCGCTGCTGTGCAACGCCC GCATCCAGCTTACAGACACGCTGGAGCAGATGCAGCAGGGGACGCTGATGCGCAAAGTCAAGTCCAAGAGCTGGAAGAAGCAGCGTTACTTCAAGCTGCAGGATGACTGCATGACCATCTGGTACCAGTCCAAGAGGACAGGCAAAACTGAGTCTGCCT TCTCCATCAGTGACGTGGAGACGGTGCGGGAGGGACACCAGTCGGAGGTGCTGCAAAGTCTGGCCGAGGAGTTCCCCCCTGAGCGCTGCTTCACCATTGTCTTCTACGGCCGCCGCGGCAACctggacctcattgctggctcagcCGAGGAGgcgcagtgctgggtccagggcCTGCGCCAGCTCATTGAGGTGGCCACCAGCATGGACCAAAGGGAGAAGATAGATCA GTGGATTCGTGACTGGTTCCAGAAGGCTGACAAGAACAAGGACGGGCGCATGAACTTCAAGGAGGTGCAGCGTCTCCTCAAGATGATGAATGTGGATATGAACGAGGACCATGCCCTGCGGCTCTTCCAG GATGCTGACAAGTCAGAGTCGGGGACGCTGGAAGGGGAGGAGTTTGTGCTCTTCTACAAGGCTCTCACACAACGCGAGGAGGTGCTGAGCCTCTTCCAGGACTTTTCCGAGGATGGGAAGAAGCtgaccctgctggagctggtggaTTTCTTgcggcaggagcagctggaggatgagggcacagaggagttGGCCATGGAGCTCATTGACAAGTATGAACCATCTGAGACAG cccggGCTCGCCATGTGCTGAGTGCCGATGGGTTCCTCATGTACCTCTGCTCCCCGGAGGGCTCCATCTTCAATCCCCAGCACCGGGCACTGTGGCAGGACATgagccagcccctctgccattaCTTCATCTCCTCCTCCCACAACACTTACCTGATAGAGGACCAGATCCGGGGCCACAGCAGCATCGAGGGCTACATCAG GGCTCTGAAACGGGGCTGCCGGTGCCTGGAGGTGGATTGCTGGGACGGGCCGAATGGGGAGCCTGTGGTGTACCACGGCCACACCTTCACCTCCAAGATCCCCTTCCGGGAGGTGGTGAGCACCCTGGGCAAGTATGCCTTCAAG accTCAGATTACCCAGTGATCCTCTCCCTGGAGAACCACTGCAGCATGGAGCAGCAGGAAGTCCTGGCCCAGCAGCTCAAGACAATCCTGGGTGAACAGCTCCTCACCACCACCATCGATGGGCGagttcctgcccagctcccatcCCCAGAG GACCTGAAGCACAAGATCTTGCTGAAGGGGAAGAAGATTGGGCGGCTGGAGGACGTGCTGGATGGGCCAGAGGATGAGGCACACGATGTGTCCGATGATGACAACggggcagaagcagaggaggagaagcggAGGATGAAG aaggacaagGAGACCCTGGCGCAGGTACTGTCTGACTGCGTTGTCTACTGCAAGAATGTGTCCTTCCGGGGCTTCCAGGAGGCCCGCGGCCGCTCACGGCCCTCTGAGATCTCCTCACTCTCCGAGGCCAAGGCTAGGAAGCTCATCCGGGATGCAG GGAATGAGTTTGTGCGCCATAACAGCTGGCAGCTGACGCGCATCTACCCCAGCGGGATGCGGACTGACTCCTCCAACTACAGCCCCCAGGAGATGTGGAACGTGGGGTGCCAGATTG TGGCCCTGAACTTTCAGACAGCTGGCATGGAGATGGACCTGTGTGATGGGCTCTTCAGCCAGAATGGCTGCTGTGGCTATGTGCTCAAACCACCTTTCATGAGAGATGAGGAGACTCTCTTCAACCCCAGTGACCCTGGCAGCCGGGAGGGCCCTGGCCCCATCACTCTGACAATCCAG GTCAtcagtgggcagcagctgcccaaagtgtccaacagcaaggagggagccaTCATCGACCCACTAGTGCGTGTGGAGATCCATGGGGTCCCTGCTGACCAGGCACACCAAGAGACCAAGTACATTGAAAACAATG GGTTTAACCCCCGCTGGGATGAGACGCTCCAGTTCCAGCTCCATGTTCCCGAGCTGGCCCTAGTGCGCTTTGTGGTGGAGGACTACGACAAGACATCCAGGAACGACTTTGTGGGCCAGTTCACCCTGGCCTTCAGCAACATTAAACCTG GCTACCGCCACATCCATCTCCTCTCCAAGGATGGCACCCACATTCCACCCTCTTCACTCTTTGTCCACGTTCGCATCAGCAAGCCACCTGACCCTGAGCAGGACAGCTCATGA
- the CNOT9 gene encoding CCR4-NOT transcription complex subunit 9 has protein sequence MHSLATAAPVPTALAQVDREKIYQWINELSSPETRENALLELSKKRESVPDLAPMLWHSFGTIAALLQEIVNIYPSINPPTLTAHQSNRVCNALALLQCVASHPETRSAFLAAHIPLFLYPFLHTVSKTRPFEYLRLTSLGVIGALVKTDEQEVINFLLTTEIIPLCLRIMESGSELSKTVATFILQKILLDDTGLAYICQTYERFSHVAMILGKMVLQLSKEPSARLLKHVVRCYLRLSDNPRAREALRQCLPDQLKDTTFAQVLKDDTTTKRWLAQLVKNLQEGQVTDPRGIPLPPQ, from the exons ATGCACAGCCTGGCCACGGCCGCG cctgtgccaacagcACTGGCTCAGGTCGACCGTGAAAAGATCTACCAGTGGATCAATGAGCTGTCCAGCCCTGAAACCCGGGAGAATGcgctgctggagctgagcaagaagcGCGAGTCTGTGCCTGACCTTGCCCCCATGCTATGGCACTCGTTTGGCACCATCGCTGCGCTCCTTCAG GAAATTGTAAATATTTACCCATCAATCAACCCTCCAACACTGACAGCTCACCAGTCCAACAGAGTCTGCAATGCTTTAGCTCTACTACAGTGTGTTGCATCACATCCTGAAACAAG GTCAGCTTTTCTGGCAGCTCACATCCCACTCTTCCTGTACCCTTTCTTGCACACTGTTAGCAAGACACGTCCGTTTGAGTATCTGCGGCTCACGAGCCTCGGAGTGATTG gAGCCTTGGTGAAAACTGATGAGCAAGAAGTGATAAATTTCTTACTGACAACAGAAATTATCCCTTTGTGCTTACGCATTATGGAGTCTGGCAGTGAACTCTCCAAAACG gTTGCCACGTTTATTCTGCAGAAAATCCTGCTGGATGACACGGGGCTGGCATACATCTGCCAGACTTACGAGCGCTTTTCCCATGTTGCCATGATACTG GGTAAAATGGTCCTGCAGCTCTCCAAGGAGCCGTCGGCACGACTGCTGAAACATGTCGTCCGCTGCTACCTTCGCCTCTCCGACAATCCCAG GGCACGTGAAGCTCTCAGGCAGTGCCTTCCTGACCAGCTGAAGGACACCACCTTTGCCCAAGTCCTGAAGGATGACACCACCACAAAGCGCTGGCTGGCTCAGCTCGTCAAGAACCTGCAAGAGGGTCAAGTCACTGACCCACGGGGCATCCCCCTTCCTCCACAATGA